The region AAAAAGCTATTTTTACCAAACATACCAATTAAACTCAAAGATACTTATTTCAACCCAAAAGTTTTATTAGAATCTATGAAAAATGATAAAAAAAGAATTGGTAAAGATTTAACAATTATTATACCTATAGATAATGATATTAGAGCAACAAAAATAGATAATTTAACATTTGAAGAATTTAATAAAACTCTAGATGAACTTATAAAAATCTTAGGACTAAAATAACAATGTTTGAAAAATTTTATAACAAAAAAATATTTATAACTCCTAAAACACAATTTAATGAATATTTAAAATATCTACTAGTAACCAGTGGACATAATTTTATAGGTTTTATAGATTCATATAAAAAAGATTCTGATATTGTAAATAAAAATACTATAGAAGATGAAGATATCATTTTAATTTTTAGTCCAAATTATTATGAAGAAATAGCAAATTCATTGAAAAGAGGTAGAAAATTTATAATTAATTATGAAAATGACAACTTTACTTACATAGATTTTAATTCATTTAAAGGTTATAAAACTATCCCAAAATTAAATACAAACTATTTACAAACACAAAGATGGTATTGGGAAAATCATCTAAAAAAATATGACTTAAATAACGCTATAGAAGAATGTGGTTATGATTGGGGCAATCCAACAAATATGAATGACCCTTTAGGTAACTATTTAAATATCTTAAATAAATTAAATAGCCTTATAGATAAAAATACTTCTATCCTTGAAATTGGAACATTAAGTGGCAAATGGACTAAGTTTATGCTTGAGGCAAAAATAATATATTGTGTTGATATTAATAAGTATTTTATAGATGTAATAAAAAAAAGATTCTCCGAAAGAGCTAATAAATTTAAATTTTATATCTCTAAAGGTAATGAATTAAATGGTATTAAAAATAACAGTATTGATTTAGTCTTTTGTATGGATACCCTAGTTAGAGTAGAGAAAAAATACATTTTTGACTATATAAAAGAAATTTCTAGAATCTTGAAACTAAGTGGACAAGCAATACTTCATTTGCCAAATACAGATATTGAAGATTGTAGAAATAGAAATTTTACTGATATAAATACCTATGAAATTTCAAATGAATTGAAAAAATATTTTAATCACTTTAAATTAGATTCTCAAACAATTGTTCA is a window of Halarcobacter sp. DNA encoding:
- a CDS encoding class I SAM-dependent methyltransferase, producing the protein MFEKFYNKKIFITPKTQFNEYLKYLLVTSGHNFIGFIDSYKKDSDIVNKNTIEDEDIILIFSPNYYEEIANSLKRGRKFIINYENDNFTYIDFNSFKGYKTIPKLNTNYLQTQRWYWENHLKKYDLNNAIEECGYDWGNPTNMNDPLGNYLNILNKLNSLIDKNTSILEIGTLSGKWTKFMLEAKIIYCVDINKYFIDVIKKRFSERANKFKFYISKGNELNGIKNNSIDLVFCMDTLVRVEKKYIFDYIKEISRILKLSGQAILHLPNTDIEDCRNRNFTDINTYEISNELKKYFNHFKLDSQTIVHGTLVYINC